TTGGTACCCTTGGAATATCACTTCCATTTCTCCTCACGCTGCGGGAAGGACCTGCAGTTCCCAGGTGAAGTAGAACAGTTCTTTGATGATTTGGGGCTGATCACCAATTTTCCATCATTTTGTGTGGGCTCAGGGCCTTTCCCCCTTGAGCTCTTCCCCAGCATTTGCTGCTGAGTGTGGAATTCTCCTGACGCTGCCTTAATGATCTGATGAAGATAAGATGGGAAAGGCTTTATTTGACCCATGATTCCCAAATAGCTGGACACTCAGCCTGGGTAAACTTTCCACTTCAGGAAAGATCAGGGTTGAGGAACTGGAAaatgctgggctgggaggaggcaaGCAGAGTGAGGGCCAGTGTGAGGGAATCCCAAGGGAAggctctccaggctggaatCACGAGGCCaaggggagcagggacacccagcagcGGGATGTGTCCTGCCATAGTGCTCAGAATTCTCCAGAACATGGGAATGGGGCTCTAGCAGAAGTGAGAGGTGTCAGCTAAAAAACAAACCTCCAAGCTCTGCTCTTTGCAGCTCTTCTGCTCCCAAGGACAGCTCAAAAGCCAGAGTTTTGTGGAGCCAAATAGTGTGGGATTGGTGCTGGAAAGGTCAGAGCTGAACACAGGCACTGCATTGTCCAGCAAATCCCAGATCTGATGTTAGCGAgattcctgctgccttttccaaGAATCAGAAGCTCTGGCTGGGGTTGTTCTTGCAGATTTGGACACCTCCCAACAAGAAAAGCTGTCCCTGGGCCcgggctctgcctggctgcacCCTGAACACCTGAATAAGTCCTGCCTGGGAAGAAATTCCCAGTGAAATTTTGTAGAATCATGGAGTGGGTTAGGTTGGGAGGGATTtgaaagctcatcttgttccactccctgccagACAGGGATACCTTTCCCTATCCCacgttgctccaagccccatccatcctggccttgaacacttccagggacttAAAATTCGTAGGATTTAAATCGTGCACCCAGAACAAAGCCAcatgcccaggctgtgctcctgATTTCTCTAACAGATGATTCCCAGCTGGCCGGCAGCTGCCCGGGATGAACGACCCGTGGCAGACGGAGGAGTCGGCGCAGGGCCAGGACACGCTGTGACCccatttcctgttttctgatGCTGAAAACAACCCCCGTGtctgagcagaggggaagagggCTGCTCTTCCATTGGGCCAGTGTGTGGTGCCCAGTGGATTGTGTCTTCCAGCATTTACCCTGGAGAAAATGAGGCTCAGGGAgtcctcctggctctgcacaactctgTGACAGGAGgatgcagccaggtggggctcgggctctgctcccagggaacagggacaggatgagaggaaacagcctcaagctgtgccaggggagggttagGTTGGAATCAGCAGGAATTCCTTCATGAAAAGGGTTTTTAAACATTGGAactgcccagagaggtgatggagtccccatccctggaggtgtcctaGGAAGGACTGGGTGTGACACAGCactctgggctggtgacaaggtggaCATCAGGCACACCTCGGACTCAGTGGTCTTGGAAGGCTTTTCCAAACTCACTGATCCCATGATTCCCAGCACGACTGTGCCCCACAGGACTATCCATGAGGAGAAGCATCTGTAGCCAGAAGGTTCTTGTGGGCCCTGAGGACAGGTGGCCCTGTGGGAACTGGCTCTCTCTGTCTTCTCttgctgctttccttgcagaaatCCTGCAAGTAGCTCCTGGCTGTTCCCAGCATGGAAAGTCACCTACGGGCAAGTGGAGAAGGTGGCACAGAGGAGACAGAAGAGTCATGCACTGGGTTTAGGGATTAATCCCAAGCCCCATGGAAGTGCAAACCATCACTTTCTTTACTGCCTCAGGAATAAATTATGTAACTGCCCACAGCTCCACGTGCTGAGTTCCAGGTTGATCCAAGCCAGTGGaagagctcctctccctctctttcctaaaacaagggaaagaaaagtggATTTTGTTTGTTGTCTGAAGTCAGTGTCTGGgattcctcctccctccctcctcccaggaTGTTTTCATGTAACGGTGTTCTGACTCATGGAAGTCAAATGACTTGGCCTCAGAGCTGCCTCAGCACAGGAATTCTGGCACAGCAGTCCTGTGCCTGCCCCTTGTGCTGAGTGAGGgttttccagctccttcaggcactgccagagccatTGGGCTGCTCTTGTTCCCCCAGGCTGATCCCAGTACCCCCAAACCCCAGGCAGTCCTGGGATGTGTCTCCATCCAGGTTGGCTGATCCAGGTGCTGAATGCCTTCCTGGGTGTGGATGGGgagcaccagagctgctgctgggatgttCCACAGGGCAGATCAGAGGGAGAAGCTCCTGGTTTCTCCCTGTCTCTGAGGACCTGGGATGGGAGTCTCCAGCATATCCTCTTCCTCCAGACCTGGCTGCAGTGAGACCATCCTGTATTGTAATAACACTTTACAACTGCTTCTGGAGCACTGCAGATCACCTGCCTGACAAAATCACaacaaaagttttctttttttttttttcttctgttttgccTCAGAATGTGAGAAACTGTGACAAAACTCATATGGAATGTGTTCTAAATGGCTTCCAAATCCAGTCAGCTGCCAtgaaaacttgttttaaaaagttttttaattTGCTTCCGAAGTGGAACCTGTTGTTTTTAGAACACTGGGAACACACAGTCAATTTTAGTTAATCCTGGACATGCTGCTAATTTCAGAAGTGGCTTCAGAGCTGTTAATGAAATAACAAAGCATCCCTTCCTGCATCACCACCGGGTAGATGGGGGGCATTTGGGCTGTCTGCAGCAGGGGGAGCGGGAGTACAGTCATTTGAATCCATCAGATTTGGCCTGTGCATCCGTCGGCCTACATGAATATTTATAGTAAAATGAATTTCTGCCCGGCCAGGCCGCGTCTCCATGGCAACCCCCCCGGGCCTCGTCCCCATAGTAACGCCTCCCTCCCAGGCGCCGTAGCCGCGCCCCTCGCGTCACATGACCGGAAGCCATGGAGGCGGCTAAGATGGCGTCTCCCAAGAGCGCCCCTAAAGACGCGCAGGTACCGCGGGGTCCGGGGGCATCCGGGCGGGACCGGGGGAACCGAGGGGCTCGGGGGGCTGAGCGGTGCCTGTGCCCCCCCGCAGGTGATGGCGCAGATCCTCAAGGACATGGGCATCACAGAGTACGAGCCGCGCGTCATCAACCAGATGCTGGAGTTCGCCTACAGTAAGCGGGTCCGGGCGGGAAGTGCGCGGGGAAACCCCGGGTGGAGCAGGGAAGTGCTCTGTGAGTCCGTGTTTCCAAGGAGGCTTCCCTGTCAGACTCTGGAGACTTTTTTCCACTGTAATTCTGTGACACTTTAAAAGTAAGCACAGAGTCACCAGTCACAAGATGGtttgggcaggggcaccttccgctgtcccaggttgctccaagccccctgcagcctgaccttggaaacttccagggatccaggggcagccacagctgctctgggcaccctgtgccagggcctgacagggaaggattccttcccattatcccatccaCCGGGCAGTTCGAGCAGTACCTGGAGCCCGCAGAACTTTCAGCGCCGGCTGGCTGAGAtcaggatggggatggggagtATTTCATTTAACCCAGCCTCAACCCAGAGCCCGTTTCCCCCAGGATACGTGACCACGATCCTGGAGGATGCCAAGATCTACTCAAGCCACGCCAAGAAGTCGAGCGTGGACGCGGACGACGTGCGCCTGGCGATCCAGTGCCGCACTGACCAGTCCTTCACATCCCCCCCGCCCCGGGACGTGAGTACAGCCGGGCATGAGAGCGGGACACGGGGAtgaggctgggacagggggatgtgacagggacatggggatgTGACCAGGACAGGGGGATgagggcaggacacagggatgtgGCCGGGACACGGGGATGAGGCCGGGACACGGGGATGAGGCCGGGACACAGGGATGATAGCGGGACATGGGGATGTGACAGAggccaggacacagggatgaTAGCGGGACATGGGGATGTGACAGGGACAAGGGGATGAGAGCAGGACAGGGGGATGTGACAGGGTCATGGGGATGTGACCAGGACAGGGGGATGAGGGCAGGACGCAGGGATGAGGCTGGGACACGGGGATGAGGCTGGGACACGGGGATGaggctgggacacagggatgaGGATGGGACGCAGAGATGTGACCGGGACACGGGGatgtgacagggacacagggatgtgacagggacacggggatgaggacaggacacagggatgagggcaggacacagggatgtgGCCGTGTCCCTGCAGTTCCTGCTGGACATTGCCCGGCAGAAGAACCAGACGCCGCTGCCGCTGATCAAGCCGTACTCAGGCCCGCGGCTGCCGCCCGACAGGTACTGCCTGACTGCCCCCAACTACCGCCTCAAATCCCTGCAGAAGAAGGTAAGGATGGCTCAGGGGCTGGGAGTTTGTCCCCGGGGGGTTGGGAGTGGTCTGAAATTGCAGTTTTCCACACCTCTGGAAGGTGTGGGTGGATATTGGCCTGCGCGTGTCAGCTCGGAGGTTTCCAGGCTGGATTTGCAAATTGTTGTTGGTTGATTTTAGGtgggaattttaaaatgtagggGAATTTAAAGTGTGGGAATATTGTAGTGTTAAAGAAATACtgcagaatcccagaatcactgaGACTGGAAAATCCTCCAGGATCATGAAATCCAGCCTGTGCCAAATCCccaccagagcactgagtgccatgtccagtcattccctggacacctccagggatggagactccaaCACCTCCTTGGACAGTGCCTTCCAATGCCTGAACACctttttcatgaagaaattcctccttaTGTCCAGGAGGAACTGTCAGGTTTAATGTTTGTTTGTCAGAGACACAAGTCAGGCTTTGGTGTAGATattaaaagagtattttttacTTCCATATCGCTTGTTTCTGCTGTAGAGGGAGAATATTTCCTTTGGTGGGAATGCCTCAGTGGGGTGGGACTTTCCTGTTTATTCCGAGCCAATCCCTGATTCCCTGGTTCTCTCCCCACAGGTCTCCTCCACAGCAGGCAGGATCACAGTCCCTCGCCTGAGCGTGGGCGCTGTGAGCAGCAGGCCCAGCACTCCCACTTTGGGTAGGAAACATTTCCATGGGAGATTCCCACCTTTATTttagcaagaaaaaataaagaggaataatttaaaatacttttccacCCCTGAGGTAATGTCAGGGACTGTGTGACCTTGCATTGTTTGACAGCATCAGAAAGTTAATTTTGTAAATTAATCTTTACTATTACAATaacatttaaatgtaaatgcaTTACACATATTCTGTATTTGTGATAAATTCTTTCCTTAAAGGACTGTTCAAAACCTTTACTTACATTTAGGGTTGTTTTCCTCAGTGTCAGCATGATGCTGAATTAAATAGTTctgagaaaaatccatttttaaaatgatctTAAAATTTAGAGCTGTGCCCTAAAAGTTGGCGTGTGCTTATAATCTGGAATTCCATAGGGCTGGGGTAAATGTGGGAAAATGAGCAaatgtgcagctctgcctggaaaTCAGACTCCTTATATCTTGTGTTCCTGTGCATTCCCTCTGTGGCTAATGACAGGTTCCACTTGGGAGAGGGTTCTAGGAGTGTTTATGGATTTGTTTGGATTTATTTTGGTGGGGTTATGTTGAATCCAGGCACCCCCTCAGCCCAGACCGTGTCGGTGTCGGCCAAGGTGGGCGCGCCGGTGTCGCTGGCGGGGCAGCGCTTCACAGTCCAGATCCCATCCTCGCAGCCTGCAGGGAAATCAGGTATTCCTGGGATTCCTGGGCATGGAAACGGGGATAACCACACAGCCACAGGATGGCTGGGTTGGGAGAGAGAAGCTCATCtagtcccaccccctgccatggacataAACACCTTCcatgctgctccaggctggcctggagcacttccagggatggggcagccacagctgctctggccaaGCAGGTGTGGGcatttcttcccctctccttcaTTCCAGGAACTTCCAGTGTtaattcccattcccagcacagcactggcagccaGAAATCACCATCCAGGGCAGCTCCCTCCTACCCCATCctgtttccctctcccccttgTGTCCTCACCCCTCCCCAGATATTCCCCATGTGCCCTCTTGGGATGAACCGCCCAGAATGTTCTGGCAGCACGGCGCTTTATGAGCCTGGAATAGTGCAGGGATTGCTCCAAGCTCTCAGTGAACCCTTCCGGTGATTCCCACAGCCACTCCCACCACTCCCACGGTGCAGAACGTCCTGATCAACCCGTCCCTGATCGGCCCCAAGAACATCCTGATCACCACCAACATGgtcccgcccggcgccgccgaCCCCAACCCGCTCAAGAGGAAGCACGAGGATGATGACGACTATGACGCCTTGTGAGGgcccacagcccttccctgggatTCACGGAGCCCTTCCTGTGGGATTTACATGGACTCCAGAGGGTGGGAATGGGCAGGAAGGCCCTGTTCGGGCCTCAGGAATGTGGAAATAAAGTGGAGAGTGTTTGTAACCCAGCCTTGGTGTCTTGTGCACACACCTGGGGGAGGGTGCAGTGGGTTTTCTatgtattttctatatttttaatattttaatactaatttgcatatatttatatatgcacACCcctatatatacacatatattgttttatatatgtatgtttcatgtatatatgtgtgtatatatatgttaGGTATTTATCATATACACAGACATGTAATTGCCTTGTACCCTCAAAACTTGCCCAGgcacttatttttattaatatacaTACATTTGTCTACACACATACgtagatatttatatatacatacatatttgTGTGCACGCTTAATGTAAAATATATAGAACATAGTGTGTATGTAGGGAATACACACTATAGTAGTTAATTATGCATGCACAGAAAAACACTTCATTTACattatatatgttatatatatttatgtatagaCCATATACAATTATCCTATGTAAGATAAAGCAtataattaatgtattttatatccCAATATATACATATTACATATATGTATCATACGTATATGATATAATACATATCAgcatataataaaaatataaatatatagaatCATAATACTTAGAAATATAAATagtaatacatatatataatagtACATGTAATATATATCAATAGCTTTTGTATATAATATGTAATATGTTTATATAAGCACTTTTTATAGATGATTTTCCTACATACTTGTATTCTACACCTACCTATTCATGATTTCCTCATTTCAGTCGGTCCCTGTGTTCACAGtctcagcccctctcccacaCCAATTTTTAAGTTGCAGCGCGGACCGTTTGCCCATATAAACCAAATAATGTGGAGGTTTTTACCTGACCATATCCACGCTCTCACAGATCCTGTTCTCAGGCTGTTCgtgtttaaatatttctatATAAACAGAAACCTGTGATACCCTCtcatattaaattttaaaaatattttatatgcatGTGTATAAGCAGCCACATCTAGAATGTACCCCTCAGAAactcatttccatttttaacaaCACCTCTCTCTGTTACTGTGTTTTATTGATTATTGTCTCGTGCACCATCCTGTAGCTGCTGTGTAGGACATCCCTTCTGATTACGTGTTCCCTGTAGGaccagccctcccagcctgggTTCTGCACTGCACAGGCTCACACCCTGCCTCGTGTAGAGCTTCTAGGGAATAGAACACACGAATATATCTATTTTGTGTCATAGACACAATATATTACAGTATACATATTATATTTCTAGGTATTGTATAACAAAGATACAAAATAATAGATGGCAAACAATTTATGATACACAACTATTCTCACGTGCCTCATAGCTGTCTTTTATAAACACATGCATATCTATAGCTATACCTCTAtctacatatatattttatatatgaaatatatatttgtgttaTTAATATGTATCTTATATGCACATTCCTATATATAATACATAGTTTATACATATTAGAGAGcactatatttatatatttaaatatatttttatactaTAAGTATTATGTATTATACAATATATAGATATTTAATATATTACATTACATGTATAAAAATATCATACATATGTTTATTTTATACAGAGTGctatatttgtatatatacaCTATATAGAGCAACATTTAACACTGGCCTGCATAATGCTCATGATTACTAGATATGTTATATATAGATTTAAAATATATGATATATTTAATATCCAGAATATTTATATAAACATATAGATGTCTCTCTCAAATATatggagaaaatatttagaGAGACATATGTTTTTATATAATATGGAATAtataatacagaaatatatattatacataaatatacatctctctaaaataatgaaatatctattaaatgtatttgatatgtataattatatataatatgtaaaaattaattttcatatatGGATATTACTCAGATATATTGGGGTTTATATAtgatatagaaatatatattacaatatttatttaaatagattGTTAAAATATTAACATAATACTAAAgctaaatatataataaatatatttagagatatataaatataataagtATATAAACATTTTATATACATGTAGAGAATACAGTTAATTATGCATACAcataaatgtactttttattgcATATATACTATTCAAATATGCATTCTATATATTcatgtttatttatatataaaatattaatatatatacataaatattaaaCATGTATATACATAAAACTGCTGAATGCACTCTCACACatccagtttaaaaataataatctatAGAAATACATTTCCACACACAATTGTGTTATTGCCTACTACTGGATGGTACAAATTCACATATATTTGttataattaatataaaaataatataataatataaaggAATTTAGAACACCAAAGACAAAATGATAGAGCATTGTCTAGAATTATATGTTGTTTAGAAGTTGTCTAgaattatatattatttactGTATAATTTATTACAAGGTGGGATCATCGTggtgtcctgggcagggccaggagctgcatcCATGATCGTGGTGGGTCCCATcccactcaggatattccatggcccctggggcagagctggccccgggcagcccctgctgtcccctctgtcctgccCCTGGTGCCgcctgtccccatcccactgccagGGGATTCTCCCTCGTCCCGCAGGACAAGCTCCCCTCAGGCCCTGGCGTTGTCCCCGAGCACAGACTCGCTGCCGttgtgctgtgtctgctctTCAGCACCAAACTCCTGACTCAGGATTGAGCCTAAAGGATGGGCTGTGGGATGGAACGGGATGGGCTGTGGATTGGCATGGCACTTGGGATGGAACAATCTTCTATTAGAGCATAACACCTCAGAATTTCCAAGCTAATTTAAATcacttggaaatattttacAGCTCTCAGGGCCTTTATAGAGTTGGAAAGCAGGGAGAGGACTGAAGTCCAGGGTGAGGGGccattttgggaaggaattcttccctaTGAGGGTGGGGAGACCCTGGCATAGGgcacccagagaagctgtggctgcctcattcctggaagtgtcca
This genomic window from Prinia subflava isolate CZ2003 ecotype Zambia chromosome Z, Cam_Psub_1.2, whole genome shotgun sequence contains:
- the LOC134563667 gene encoding transcription initiation factor TFIID subunit 9-like, which encodes MEAAKMASPKSAPKDAQVMAQILKDMGITEYEPRVINQMLEFAYRYVTTILEDAKIYSSHAKKSSVDADDVRLAIQCRTDQSFTSPPPRDFLLDIARQKNQTPLPLIKPYSGPRLPPDRYCLTAPNYRLKSLQKKVSSTAGRITVPRLSVGAVSSRPSTPTLGTPSAQTVSVSAKVGAPVSLAGQRFTVQIPSSQPAGKSATPTTPTVQNVLINPSLIGPKNILITTNMVPPGAADPNPLKRKHEDDDDYDAL